TGTAGTGCGAGGTGCGCTACAGTAGTGCCCAGCGAACTCACTTGTACATGGAGGTGTAGAAGTAGTGGGGGCGACTGATAGCTCGCAGGAAGCGCGGCACCATGCCGTCACCCTCGCggtacaggccgcgtagccaacgtgcctaacgctaacgctacgtagcgatcgaaacgcaacggacactgtcgcactaatatggaagagtgatagagagacacaaagccattcgatggcgaagcgctagCGATCgttaccttggctaggccgccaggttgAGCGCGCTGTAGTGCGAGGTGCGCTACAGTAGTGCCCAGCGAACTCACTTGTACATGGAGGTGTAGAAGTAGTGGGGGCGACTGATAGCTCGCAGGAAGCGCGGCACCATGCCGTCACCCTCGCggtacaggccgcgtagccaacgtgcctaacgctaacgctacgtagcgatcgaaacgcaacggacactgtcgcactaatatggaagagtgatagagagacacaaagccattcgatggcgaagcgctagCGATCgttaccttggctaggccgccaggttgAGCGCGCTGTAGTGCGAGGTGCGCTACAGTAGTGCCCAGCGAACTCACTTGTACATGGAGGTGTAGAAGTAGTGGGGGCGACTGATAGCTCGCAGGAAGCGCGGCACCATGCCGTCACCCTCGCggtacaggccgcgtagccaacgtgcctaacgctaacgctacgtagcgatcgaaacgcaacggacactgtcgcactaatatggaagagtgatagagagacacaaagccattcgatggcgaagcgctagCGATCgttaccttggctaggccgccaggttgAGCGCGCTGTAGTGCGAGGTGCGCTACAGTAGTGCCCAGCGAACTCACTTGTACATGGAGGTGTAGAAGTAGTGGGGGCGACTGATAGCTCGCAGGAAGCGCGGCACCATGCCGTCACCCTCGCggtacaggccgcgtagccaacgtgcctaacgctaacgctacgtagcgatcgaaacgcaacggacactgtcgcactaatatggaagagtgatagagagacacaaagccattcgatggcgaagcgctagCGATCgttaccttggctaggccgccaggttgAGCGCGCTGTAGTGCGAGGTGCGCTACAGTAGTGCCCAGCGAACTCACTTGTACATGGAGGTGTAGAAGTAGTGGGGGCGACTGATAGCTCGCAGGAAGCGCGGCACCATGCCGTCACCCTCGCggtacaggccgcgtagccaacgtgcctaacgctaacgctacgtagcgatcgaaacgcaacggacactgtcgcactaatatggaagagtgatagagagacacaaagccattcgatggcgaagcgctagCGATCgttaccttggctaggccgccaggttgAGCGCGCTGTAGTGCGAGGTGCGCTACAGTAGTGCCCAGCGAACTCACTTGTATATGGAGGTGTAGAAGTAGTGGGGGCGACTGATGGCTCGCAGGAAGCGCGGCACCATGCCGTCACCCTCGCGGTACAGGTTGAGCGCGCTGTAGTGCGAGGTGTGCTACAGTAGTGCCCAGCGAACTCACTTGTACATGGAGGTGTAGAAGTAGTGCGGGCGACTGATGGCCCGCAGGAAGCGCGGCACCATGCCGTCACCCTCGCGGTACAGGTTGAGCGCGCTGTAGTGCGAGGTGTGCTACAGTAGTGCCCAGCGAACTCACTTGTACATGGAGGTGTAGAAGTAGTGCGGGCGACTGATGGCCCGCAGGAAGCGCGGCACCATGCCGTCGCCCTCGCGGTACAGGTTGAGCGCGCGGTTGTACGACATGTACTTATGCGACGGGAGCCGCACCAGCCGCCGTCCTAGCTTGATCGTGTTGATCTCGCGATGCTCTGACAAGGCCGGCTGTGTATAGTAAAAAGAGTGAAAAACATTTAAAGACACAATATTTGATAAATTGGGTATCGTAAAAACTTTATAACCTCAGAGACTGCATTAAAAACATtagatcaataaaataaatataaatcttaTTAAAATTGGTTAGACGCTTACCGCTATATTGTTATTAGCCATAAACGTAGAAACATGTCCTAAGCCTGTAACAAGTAACGTTAAATTAGTCGCCAGTCTACACTAATATATTTACATAGATAGATAATGATTTAAATAGCAAAGATTCAATTATTACCCATGTGATGTGCTATTGTGGGTGGAATGCCAGTTAACGGTTGCTGCACTTTGAGGCCGTTTAGCACCTGTAAACAGTATTGTCAAACGTATTAGTCGTCTGTACGAAATTCTTAAACGAGTGACCAACGTTATGTATAAAAGAAACTTCTGCGTAACTAAGAATGACTACTATGTACTTAGTTCCACCGCCCGTTGATACCTGCAATTAGTTTATTGTTGTTACCTGCTGTATGTTGACGCCGATGTTGTGCGACGGGGCGGTGCTCTTGCTGACCACAAAGGGTATGTTGGGGTAAGCGCTGGTGCCTTGGTAGTAGCGCGTGCCCGCCTGCTTCATCTGAGAGGCCATGGTCGGCAGCTCATAGCGTCGACAACGATGTTTCAGCTTGTGCGAGTGCCGCGCCTCCTAACGTCGTTTGTGCACATAATTGTGTTTACTtcgatacataaatacatattaaagtgaaCTAGTTTActattacctactatttaaaCAACGTGTATTTGTATCTATCGGAGGTTGATCGTAAGATCAGGTAGATCgaaatgttcctgtgtaatgttttgatggTAGTCAAATTAAACCAATCGATTGGTAGGATAGGTTCGATGGGTTGCTTCAGATGCAAACTGGTTGCAAACTGTCCAGAAATAGCAACCCCACGCACCGGGGCTCCGTCGTCGACTCAAGGAACAaggcaatagtacattattgtcgaggttcggaagtagctacttgcaggctgaggattcgttttaaacggacgaccttgggagtccgtttaattgaatccgaagccagcaagtagccttccagccgagtcatatatagtgcttttctcaaaaatggtgcaagaaatagaaatattttacagaaacaacgttctaattttcacagaaaaaaatacaaccattaaaaaaatttgcttgccgcctttaaaaaaaaaaagaagtgtatttttctgctgaaaatacgccaacctatttgagacacctaaatagtcacggtaccaacattaagcctgtaacagactatcgcaccgcaccgcgaccttggagcgtcgcacccataagtgagagcgagaaagagatatctgtttctcgctctcacttataggtgcgacgctccaaggtcgcggtgcggtgcgatagtctgttataggctttataataataagtgctgatcatctgtttggctgtttaagggacctatgccttcatttgatatggccatttaaagttttaaaaagtttggaactcgttaaataatggaatttgtatgcgacattgcagtcccgaaatcgagactgcaatgtttttaactttttaattttttgaatgaccataaactacgcacttcgcgacctattttttaaccggcaacgtcgactttgccgtccatttttgagaaaagattTTTtaacgtttcacgatatgcctaggtaTTTCGCGATCTGCCTAATCTTACGACCGGCCACCGACATTTACCGGCTGTTacgccatgaaaaaaaaaacgaaatccCTAATTCTAAAAACATCGTTAAGTAACCCTAAATAACTTTACCGGTTGTGTTGACACGTCGCCCAAAGGGCCTGTCCTTTGGTCGCTAAATTTGTCTTGAATGTTGCGCTTCCCATGTCGCGTAATAGCGTCTCGTACGTCTACATGCAGATAACCATGAAATTATTAATGCTAAACTAAAAGCTTACGCAAATGGTGTTATTAGGAAAATATTCTATTGTAATAAAAAGCAAATCGCAAATTTCTGGCATTGACAAATGGCAAAGAAGTTCCCTTGACATTGACTAACCCTATCAAATAAGAAACGGCAGTttttaacttaaatttaaatGCGCTACAGGAGATAGATGATTTCTAGACATCCAGAGATACCGCAAGGGCTTCACCGTGCCTCTCAATTGCCTCGCTCCAAAGATGAGTAGCATACACTAGTAGATCTCCATGCAGTCGAACGACCACCTTGGAAATCATACTGAGAGTCGCTGATGGGAAAAAACAATTGCAGCGTGAGCTGTACAAAACGTATTTAGAACGTAAAAAATGCGGGAGGTACCCTTTTTAAGCTTTCGCTCCAAGCCGACGGGCTGCCGCGTGGACGCGTTCAACGCCGCATTCTTCATATTGTTGCTGAAAAGCTCCACTATCGGCCGCTCGCGGGGCTCGTCTCCGCCTGGCTGTGTCGTAACTGTCGCCAAAATATGTAGCTAATGTACAATTATAAACACTAAACCTTCAATTATGACTGTGTAAGATACAGTCATAATTGAAGATTGAGTAAGActcatcatttttagggttccgtacccaaagggtaaaaacgggaccctattactaagactccgctgtccgtccgtccgtccgtccgtccgtccgtctgtcaccaggctgtatctcacgaaccgtgatagctagacagttgaaatattcacagatgatgtatttctgttgccgctataacaacaaatactaaaaacagaataaaataaagatttaagtggggctcccatacaacaaacgtgatttttgaccgaagttaagcaacgtcgggcggggtcagtacttggatgggtgaccgtttttttgcttgttttgctttattttttgttgatggtgcggaaccctccgtgcgcgagtccgactcgcacttggccggtttttactatCAGCttagaaatattatttattaattatttatttcattattctTTAGTTTACTACAAAGTTCTTATGttgttttaagtacctatctaattataataaaaaatgacCGCCTTGGAAAAAAGTTAACGTACAAAACATTATTGTATACAAGCTATGCATGCCGTGATCGGCAACGGGGACCCTTGCTAAACGAGAGAGAGTTctagccgcgtagccaacgttccaatcgctaacgctccttagcgatcgaaacgcaactgtcactgtcgcactaatatgaaagagtgatagagagacacaaagcgtttcgttgtcgaagcgatatcgattgtcagcttggctagaccGGTTTACCTATATAGGCGGCAAAGCCGAACTTGCTTCTAAAAATCCTATCACAGGTTGGGGCAGTAAATCCAGTATAGGTACAGTTATTCTAGTGATCCATTGATTTTGCAGTGTGattatcattactcattagCTGGTACTATAATTATGAAATGTGAGTAGGTAACAATACTTATTGAACACGTACAATTATTATATGCGGGTACGCCACGCTGGTCCGGAGACTTTTGCCATGCATGCTCTCGCGTTGCTTCCTTCCACTTTTCtcttactgaaaaaaaaactatctaaaAGTATATTCGGgaaatttcattttaacttcGTGTTTCAGTAAAGTCGACCCGTCATTTGACATTtaccgtcagttttgtaaaaACAGTTAAGTGAGAATGCCCATTTTCACTAGTCTTCTCTTATCGAATTAAAGAGAAGGGGCTGTTTTCTCTACACGGCAAGGGTcctttttttgaaaatatatttatttgctgaCATGTTGTATATcttatatctaatctaatacctttaaacgagcaattcttgtttatttatatatttatttatttatatatatatatatacatatatatatttcggggatctcggaaacggctctaacgatttcgattaaatttactatatgggggtttttgggggcgaaaaatcgatctagctaggtcttatctctgggaaaacgcgcattttcgagtttttatatgttttccgagcgtaaacatcgtgaggaaaccggactaatcccaatacgggcctagtttaccctctgggttggaaggtcaggtggcagtcgctttcgtaaaaactagtgcctacgccaattactgggattagttgacaagcggaccccaggctcccatgagccgtggcaaaaatgccgggacaacgcgaggaagatgatgatgatatgttttccgagcgaagctcggttacccagatatttttatttattttagttaaattataagcATGTATTTTTTCGTAAGGTTTCTAACACAATGTATTATTGTTACAgaaacaaataaatgaaatgataataaacatttttaaagaCTTTGAACACCAAACAGCCATAAACACTTACTGCTTTTAATTGCtaataataagtaaatagaTTATAGGTAAATGTACCTGTTTTGGCTGGAACGTCCCTCGGAACGTGCTTTCGACGTCCGATGTGCTTCGGGAATGGGGACATTACTTTGGATGATGTCTTTTTGGGCGATCCCAAACTACAAGAAAGTTTGATTTAATACATATAGgcaatgtatgtaggtatttattcacAGGCTGGCGCCCCtaaaataactagtttttttataagtacattAAGCATTCCTTTCATTTCATTGATCTTATACCTACCGGTATTGTTTCAATACAAATTAACCGGCATTTAatttcgggttattcccactagtttcCACCCACCCAGCAGtaaccaccaactcggtttggtggtaactatctactttaaaaaaaatcccagttagttaccagtggtaaaaggtgggaaaaaaatcccagtagttaccattgGTAACAATTTGGTGGTATCTAGTGGGAATAATCCTTAATTTCGGCATCTCGGTTGTTAAGTAAACCATATTTGAAATAGGTGGAAGTTATaggataaaaaaatacaacatacAAGTCGCGTTGCTGAAATTCTTCGTAGTCCGAAGCATCATCCCGGACCGGGCCTGGACCGTCGATCTGAATGCTTTTCCCGCACATCACCCCTTCAAAAATAGACAACTGGTAAATGTACATCAATGATTTcctatttaaatttagaatgaTCGTTTTTCCCATTCGCTTATGGTAGATCTGGATACCATCCGTCACCCTTACAGACTGCAGGCAGGCAGGTGCTTATCCGTCTTTGCCTTGCTTAGACAATAGACTTAACGACTTAACTAAAAATATCTAGCAAGTGAGTGGAATCGTTAGCACTTTAGATCCACACAAAATGTGTTCTTTTTTTCTACTTAAAAGAGtccgttcggaaagagaagagtcgtggaatgtattcaGCCCCATAAgtacattccacgattcttctctttctgcacgtCATAAGCATGACGAATTCAAAAATGTCATTCAAATGTCAGTCGAATGTCAGTCTCTCATCTCAAATACaacacatgtttgaagtgccatatgtgggaaatatatatcctttagtgtaaggcctgagtggatgctcgaagcggagcgttcgacggtgcgtgcagcggggcgtcgggctcacaagtaatttcagcagcGTGcattaaggccgctcctatacgcttgcatttgtttaacatgcacgccgccccgctgcacgccccaactcgagcgtccactcaggtcttacacttagcctggtaaaggattaaaatatgtttattgccAAGCTCTAGCTAGATGGATAGGTAGTGATAATTATTCTGATTAGGAAATCTCCAATATAAGCTTAGTATTTCTAAGATAGAATTTGTTTTGTAAAAAAGAAATTAGGAATCGCTCAAATACATCATtataattttgataggtataaAGGTACTCACTGTCGCCATCGGCACGCGCCCTACGATCGCGCATCCGCTGAAGATTCGGTTCCATATTTTGCGATTGCTAGATCAAAAAACGCAATTAGTTTACCATCATAATATAAGTATAGGTAGATagctaagtaagtaggtatgccaatattttttatgtaagttACCCAGATACagtcaaggtattaaatattgACACAGACCTTTGTCCGATATACATATCTGTTGCCAATACCTTCATAGAAGTGTTTACATGTTTTTGCACTTTATACTATATACACTGTAGGTACTAGAAACAACGTCTGCAACCCTGGCATAACTGCCAGTCTCAACCGTTTTATCCGTACGTTATGGTAGGTTGAGTTGACCCTTAGAAGGTAGGTAGTGGTAGACTGAGCCCACGGGCTGAGTTGACCCTTAGAAGGTAGGTAGTGGTAGACTGAACCCATGGGCTGAGTTGACCCTTAGGCGGTAGATAGTGGTAGACTGAGCCCGCGGGCTGATTTGACTCTTAGGCGGTAAGTAGTGGTAGACTGAGCCCGCGGGCTGGGTTGACCCTTGGGTCGAGTCGCCCGCCAAAAAATTGTGATCCGTCAATATAAAGTGTCGGATGACGATATTTATTGACATGTAGTGTATTGACGGATCACAATATTTCGCTGAATTTCTGGAAATCCTTATGATCTGATCCTAGATCCTGGATCGTGATATTTATCTTGCATGTAGACTGTAGTGTCGcgtttagggttgccagatggtcgggattcggcgggattctcccgatttttagtatgtgttcccgattcccgacaaagtgaaaattgtcccgaaaaacagcttcacgttataaaacaataatttcaagttccgaactgtcgtcgagcgagccaccgacccgcgtcgagcccgtcgggcgcgcgtggcgagattgggcagagcagctgacgttagtgccaataatgtaaaatatcgttgtttttaatacaattataatttaatttgaatggtttttttttccgacttaaggcccaaaatcccgaaaaattgtttttttttcccgataatagcgcctttcgatctggcaaccctagtcgcGTTTGATATTTATCGCGTCAGTACGCAGCTTCAGAACGCTTCAGTATTGACGCGATCCGTATTGATGGTGTAGGGTGTGCTGTGATCCGGCCCAAGatacataataagtaaataTCATGATAATTATCACAATATTTATTGACGTGTAGGGTTCGCCTTAAGATACCAATCATCCCTACTAAGAGATAAAATTATTGAGTGATTCCCATTTATTCCATAGAACACTGACGTCATGGTAGAAAACAGCATTTTTATTCCCATTTTGTTCTATAGAACTACATACTAACTTACTTAGCTTACTTATTGCCAGTGATGCACTagaacaaaataaaactattctTTCTCACTTTGTTCCACCATTAAAAATAGTAACTAGGGTCGACCGAGGCGATTCGGATCACTGGGGAAATTGGATCAAAATAAGCATTTttgtcaaatttgaaaaatcgcggttAGTTACAGCCAGCCAATCAGCATCCCGGGTTAGCTCTGTTCCCAACGCAAGCCGCCACAGTTACTGCCATTGGATAAGGCTCACGCTTCAGCCACGGTGACGGTTCCCAATGAGTCCCTCGTACAGGTGTATTGTGATTTTGACTCCgatgtaaaaaccggccaagtgcgagtcggactcgcacacggagggttccgcaccatcaacaaaaaatagagctaaacaagcaaataaacggtcacccatccaagtactgaccccgcccgacgttgcttaacttcggtcaaaaatcacgtttgttgtatgggagccccacttaaatctttatattattctgtttttagtgtttgttgttatagcggcatcagaaatacatcatctgtgaaaatttcaactgtctagctatcacggttcgtgagatacagcctggtgacagacggacggacggacggacggacggacggacggacggacggacggacggacggacggacgcggACGGACGGAGTCTTagaaatagggtcccgtttttaccctttgggtacggaaccctaaaaatgtgcaaATACATAAAAGTGAACGCGAAAGGCTAACGGTTAGTAATTTTTACTTATTGTTAATCATGCATAGTGTTTCctggtttgtttttgttttcattgTATTTAAAAGTATATTTCCGTTAagcgaaaataattaaaacctaTGATATGGGGTTATTCGGATCATCTGATGGGGGGCGTTTAGGATCACATTGTAAAACAAGGTTTTTGGACGGTTTTATTTAGCTTATTATATGTTTGCATGTTTAAGATGGTGCGTACGTATAAAAAAAAGACCCACCAGGGGGAATGATCGGCAGAAAATATGACTACAGCTGCTGATAAGGTTCTAACGAAACAGCTATCCCTACGTCGAGCTGCTGAGTTGTACAACGTTCCGTTCACGAGCTTGAAAAGGCGAGTCACAATGTCTCAAAGCGTAGCAAAAAGCCGTGGTGGACAGCTAACATTAAACCAAGACGCCGAGAAGTTATTTGCCGATCGTCTATTGCAATTATCATCCCGTAACAAACAACTAATTTTCTGATATGGGGGGAATCGGATATATGTGATGTTCAAGTTTTAGTATGCAAAAGTTtacattttatgtttattttcatttaagttATTCGTTTT
This genomic window from Cydia amplana chromosome Z, ilCydAmpl1.1, whole genome shotgun sequence contains:
- the LOC134661613 gene encoding uncharacterized protein LOC134661613 translates to MGDGLKLSKDKRHRSSSSLGGTVVEKTRSERKLNLTGSIAEVDDQFALAEARCENLQEKIDLVKVIKKKKKLKKLSMTRVNETPVPPENMSFITVKTQPKKQAVQSRQRRLEAPSLDSAAEEQRRMLGQVRGYNEAYYEPQHPYKQSQNMEPNLQRMRDRRARADGDRVMCGKSIQIDGPGPVRDDASDYEEFQQRDFLGSPKKTSSKVMSPFPKHIGRRKHVPRDVPAKTVTTQPGGDEPRERPIVELFSNNMKNAALNASTRQPVGLERKLKKDVRDAITRHGKRNIQDKFSDQRTGPLGDVSTQPVKLFRARHSHKLKHRCRRYELPTMASQMKQAGTRYYQGTSAYPNIPFVVSKSTAPSHNIGVNIQQVLNGLKVQQPLTGIPPTIAHHMGLGHVSTFMANNNIAPALSEHREINTIKLGRRLVRLPSHKYMSYNRALNLYREGDGMVPRFLRAISRPHYFYTSMYNSLATTRDLDAATSKGNNATAQEAKQSLAEYASLYREYEQLDKMLREGNYEPEWERRRDDIWKELAIREDRVRMMVQNYNGSDAEPAPLRASASTAEDANRRHSSYKLGQLQH